In Serinus canaria isolate serCan28SL12 chromosome 5, serCan2020, whole genome shotgun sequence, the following proteins share a genomic window:
- the EXD2 gene encoding exonuclease 3'-5' domain-containing protein 2 isoform X1, whose protein sequence is MAKQTAVTITLATLLGVALGGLVLWKATQHRKGKTRCSSQQVEAAGKSGDEELIKAEDKKELSFFRSPTFFWIESTLGADIVIVSEQEEWDHTEPLLKKELEKWPVLGIDCEWVSVEGKANPVSLLQMASSSGLCILVRLPRLVASGQTLPKTLVDIMADSAVLKVGVGCWEDACKLLNDYGLPVKGSMDLRYLAMRQRKDLLHNCLSLKSLAEKVLNFPLDKSPHVRCSNWEAEELTQDQVLYAARDAQVSVALFFHLLGFTSLPATSEGENSVTAWEKARVKCQGLVDIPFRGRKSGSTGEEKSAEGRSPQKTKNRKSWVNGQPSGNQQMRDPRRQKRKPLGVGYSARKSPLYDNCFLHAPDGQPLCTCDRKKAQWYLDKGIGELVSTDPFVVKLRFEPSGRPESQVDYYLTVKENLCVVCGKRESYIRKNVVPHEYRRHFPIQMKDHNSHDVLLLCTSCHAISNYYDNNLKQQLAQEFGAPIGSEEGVRLLEDPLRRQVRSGARALLNADSLPDPRRAELLQGIKDFYNTDTVTPEMLQAAADLETRICNESYVPHGLKVVQCCAKGGLRSLMQLERRWRQHFLDSMKPKHLPEQWSVDHNHVKLIQKYGEDLQIKLS, encoded by the exons ATGGCCAAGCAAACAGCCGTGACGATTACTTTGGCGACCCTGCTGGGTGTTGCACTGGGGGGCCTGGTTTTGTGGAAAGCAACCCAGCATCGGAAAGGAAAAACACGCTGTAGTAGTCAGCAagtggaagcagcaggaaagtCAGGAGATGAGGAACTCATTAAGGCAGAGGATAAGAAGGAGCTTTCCTTCTTCAGATCTCCCACCTTTTTCTGGATAGAGAGCACCCTTGGTGCAGACATAGTGATAgtttcagagcaggaggagtGGGATCATACTGAACCATTGCTGAAGAAGGAACTGGAGAAGTGGCCGGTTCTTGGAATTGATTGTGAGTGG GTATCTGTGGAGGGAAAAGCAAATCCTGTATCCCTGTTGCAGATGGCTTCTTCCAGTGGCCTCTGCATTCTTGTTCGGTTGCCCAGGCTTGTTGCCAGTGGCCAGACTCTTCCAAAGACCCTGGTGGACATCATGGCAGACAGTGCTGTGTTGAAAGTTGGGGTAGGATGCTGGGAAGATGCTTGCAAATTGCTTAATGATTATGGTCTTCCAGTCAAAGGGAGCATGGATCTCCGGTATTTAGCCATGAGACAGCG GAAGGATCTACTTCACAACTGCCTTAGCCTTAAGTCTTTAGCTGAAAAAGTCCTGAACTTCCCACTTGACAAATCTCCTCATGTGCGTTGCAGCAACTGGGAAGCAGAAGAACTGACACAAGATCAG GTTCTCTATGCTGCTAGGGATGCCCAGGTCTCAGTGGCTCTGTTCTTCCATTTGCTGGGATTTACCAGCCTCCCTGCTACATCTGAAGGTGAAAACTCTGTCACTGCTTGGGAGAAAGCACGGGTTAAATGCCAGGGCTTGGTGGATATCCCATTTAGAGGAAGAAAGAgtggcagcacaggagaggagaagagtGCAGAGGGACGTTCCcctcagaaaacaaagaatcGGAAATCCTGGGTGAACGGCCAGCCCTCTGGCAATCAGCAAATGAGAGATCCACGGAGGCAGAAGCGAAAGCCTCTGGGTGTGGGATATTCTGCAAG AAAATCTCCACTGTATGACAACTGCTTCCTGCATGCACCAGATGGACAGCCCCTGTGCACGTGTGATCGCAAGAAGGCTCAGTGGTATTTGGACAAGGGGATTGGAG AGCTAGTTAGCACAGACCCTTTTGTTGTGAAGCTGCGTTTTGAGCCTTCAGGACGTCCTGAGTCCCAAGTTGATTATTATCTGACAGTCAAAGAAAACCTCTGTGTTGTATGTGGCAAGCGAGAATCCTATATCCG GAAGAATGTTGTTCCTCATGAATACCGAAGACACTTCCCCATCCAGATGAAGGACCACAACTCACATGATGTGCTCCTACTCTGCACATCCTGCCATGCCATCTCCAATTACTATGACAACAACCTCAAACAGCAGCTGGCCCAGGAGTTTGGGGCTCCCATCGGCTCCGAGGAAGGTGTGCGTCTCCTGGAGGACCCTCTGCGCAGGCAAGTGCGCTCGGGGGCGCGCGCCCTGCTGAATGCAGACAGCCTGCCTGACCCCcgcagggcagagctgctgcaaggcATCAAGGACTTCTATAACACAGACACAGTCACtccagagatgctccaggcagcagctgatcTGGAAACCAG GATCTGCAATGAGAGCTACGTGCCACATGGACTGAAGGTGGTGCAGTGTTGTGCTAAAGGAGGCCTGCGCTCTCTCATGCAGCTGGAAAGACGCTGGCGGCAGCATTTCTTGGACAGCATGAAGCCCAAACACCTCCCAGAGCAATGGTCAGTGGACCATAACCATGTGAAGTTGATCCAAAAGTATGGGGAGGATCTTCAGATCAAGCTGTCATGA
- the EXD2 gene encoding exonuclease 3'-5' domain-containing protein 2 isoform X2 gives MAKQTAVTITLATLLGVALGGLVLWKATQHRKGKTRCSSQQVEAAGKSGDEELIKAEDKKELSFFRSPTFFWIESTLGADIVIVSEQEEWDHTEPLLKKELEKWPVLGIDCEWVSVEGKANPVSLLQMASSSGLCILVRLPRLVASGQTLPKTLVDIMADSAVLKVGVGCWEDACKLLNDYGLPVKGSMDLRYLAMRQRKDLLHNCLSLKSLAEKVLNFPLDKSPHVRCSNWEAEELTQDQVLYAARDAQVSVALFFHLLGFTSLPATSEGENSVTAWEKARVKCQGLVDIPFRGRKSGSTGEEKSAEGRSPQKTKNRKSWVNGQPSGNQQMRDPRRQKRKPLGVGYSARKSPLYDNCFLHAPDGQPLCTCDRKKAQWYLDKGIGELVSTDPFVVKLRFEPSGRPESQVDYYLTVKENLCVVCGKRESYIRKNVVPHEYRRHFPIQMKDHNSHDVLLLCTSCHAISNYYDNNLKQQLAQEFGAPIGSEEGVRLLEDPLRRICNESYVPHGLKVVQCCAKGGLRSLMQLERRWRQHFLDSMKPKHLPEQWSVDHNHVKLIQKYGEDLQIKLS, from the exons ATGGCCAAGCAAACAGCCGTGACGATTACTTTGGCGACCCTGCTGGGTGTTGCACTGGGGGGCCTGGTTTTGTGGAAAGCAACCCAGCATCGGAAAGGAAAAACACGCTGTAGTAGTCAGCAagtggaagcagcaggaaagtCAGGAGATGAGGAACTCATTAAGGCAGAGGATAAGAAGGAGCTTTCCTTCTTCAGATCTCCCACCTTTTTCTGGATAGAGAGCACCCTTGGTGCAGACATAGTGATAgtttcagagcaggaggagtGGGATCATACTGAACCATTGCTGAAGAAGGAACTGGAGAAGTGGCCGGTTCTTGGAATTGATTGTGAGTGG GTATCTGTGGAGGGAAAAGCAAATCCTGTATCCCTGTTGCAGATGGCTTCTTCCAGTGGCCTCTGCATTCTTGTTCGGTTGCCCAGGCTTGTTGCCAGTGGCCAGACTCTTCCAAAGACCCTGGTGGACATCATGGCAGACAGTGCTGTGTTGAAAGTTGGGGTAGGATGCTGGGAAGATGCTTGCAAATTGCTTAATGATTATGGTCTTCCAGTCAAAGGGAGCATGGATCTCCGGTATTTAGCCATGAGACAGCG GAAGGATCTACTTCACAACTGCCTTAGCCTTAAGTCTTTAGCTGAAAAAGTCCTGAACTTCCCACTTGACAAATCTCCTCATGTGCGTTGCAGCAACTGGGAAGCAGAAGAACTGACACAAGATCAG GTTCTCTATGCTGCTAGGGATGCCCAGGTCTCAGTGGCTCTGTTCTTCCATTTGCTGGGATTTACCAGCCTCCCTGCTACATCTGAAGGTGAAAACTCTGTCACTGCTTGGGAGAAAGCACGGGTTAAATGCCAGGGCTTGGTGGATATCCCATTTAGAGGAAGAAAGAgtggcagcacaggagaggagaagagtGCAGAGGGACGTTCCcctcagaaaacaaagaatcGGAAATCCTGGGTGAACGGCCAGCCCTCTGGCAATCAGCAAATGAGAGATCCACGGAGGCAGAAGCGAAAGCCTCTGGGTGTGGGATATTCTGCAAG AAAATCTCCACTGTATGACAACTGCTTCCTGCATGCACCAGATGGACAGCCCCTGTGCACGTGTGATCGCAAGAAGGCTCAGTGGTATTTGGACAAGGGGATTGGAG AGCTAGTTAGCACAGACCCTTTTGTTGTGAAGCTGCGTTTTGAGCCTTCAGGACGTCCTGAGTCCCAAGTTGATTATTATCTGACAGTCAAAGAAAACCTCTGTGTTGTATGTGGCAAGCGAGAATCCTATATCCG GAAGAATGTTGTTCCTCATGAATACCGAAGACACTTCCCCATCCAGATGAAGGACCACAACTCACATGATGTGCTCCTACTCTGCACATCCTGCCATGCCATCTCCAATTACTATGACAACAACCTCAAACAGCAGCTGGCCCAGGAGTTTGGGGCTCCCATCGGCTCCGAGGAAGGTGTGCGTCTCCTGGAGGACCCTCTGCGCAG GATCTGCAATGAGAGCTACGTGCCACATGGACTGAAGGTGGTGCAGTGTTGTGCTAAAGGAGGCCTGCGCTCTCTCATGCAGCTGGAAAGACGCTGGCGGCAGCATTTCTTGGACAGCATGAAGCCCAAACACCTCCCAGAGCAATGGTCAGTGGACCATAACCATGTGAAGTTGATCCAAAAGTATGGGGAGGATCTTCAGATCAAGCTGTCATGA